The following are encoded in a window of Verrucomicrobiia bacterium genomic DNA:
- a CDS encoding MjaI family restriction endonuclease yields MPKLKLSNEEIRRALGSPSSAFPKYTTQLINLANQNAQGTRPKVVGQLSELIQKFPGKTLAEWENWYLRTHPEAIAVATAKIVEMLSQLKDAMNKIDQKLVEQWVKDLVIVKTFVGLRFQEAILKKVADQKDEKYRLATPEEESKGTDGFIGKIPVSIKPTTYKSKRALGEKIETGIIYYTKKKDGIEIEFD; encoded by the coding sequence TTGCCGAAGCTAAAACTTTCAAACGAAGAAATCCGTCGCGCCTTAGGCTCTCCTTCTTCGGCATTCCCCAAGTACACAACCCAACTCATCAACCTTGCCAATCAGAATGCACAGGGTACTCGCCCCAAAGTAGTGGGACAATTGAGCGAGCTGATTCAGAAGTTTCCCGGCAAGACGTTGGCTGAATGGGAAAATTGGTATTTAAGAACGCATCCAGAAGCAATTGCGGTCGCTACTGCAAAAATCGTGGAAATGCTTTCTCAGCTCAAGGATGCGATGAATAAAATCGACCAAAAGTTGGTGGAGCAATGGGTGAAGGACCTGGTGATAGTAAAAACATTCGTGGGTTTGCGGTTTCAGGAAGCGATTCTAAAAAAGGTGGCCGACCAAAAAGATGAAAAATATAGATTGGCGACACCGGAGGAGGAGTCAAAGGGAACCGACGGGTTCATCGGAAAAATCCCCGTATCGATAAAGCCGACCACGTATAAATCTAAACGGGCGTTGGGAGAGAAAATTGAAACGGGGATTATTTATTACACCAAGAAAAAAGATGGAATAGAAATCGAATTTGATTAA